One genomic segment of Homo sapiens chromosome 14, GRCh38.p14 Primary Assembly includes these proteins:
- the PTGR2 gene encoding prostaglandin reductase 2 isoform 6 (isoform 6 is encoded by transcript variant 13): protein MIVQRVVLNSRPGKNGNPVAENFRMEEVYLPDNINEGQVQVRTLYLSVDPYMLLKTSLLRQAE, encoded by the exons ATGATTGTTCAAAGAGTGGTATTGAATTCTCGACCTG gaaaaaatggtAATCCAGTGGCAGAGAATTTCCGAATGGAAGAAGTCTATTTACCAGATAATATTAATGAAGGACAAGTACAAGTTAGAACTCTTTATCTTTCTGTGGATCCTTACATG CTATTAAAGACGTCACTACTGCGGCAAGCTGAGTGA